The Akkermansia sp. N21116 genome includes a region encoding these proteins:
- the rpsR gene encoding 30S ribosomal protein S18 encodes MSTEPKTVERRIRFRRCNRTMPRRRHDIPVDQINFLNPEFLSKFTSETGKILPRRVTGVSAKMHRKITREIRRSRAVNLLP; translated from the coding sequence ATGTCTACAGAACCTAAGACTGTCGAACGCCGTATTCGTTTTCGTCGCTGCAACCGCACGATGCCGCGCCGTCGCCACGATATTCCCGTTGACCAAATCAATTTCCTGAACCCGGAATTTCTTTCCAAGTTCACGTCGGAAACGGGCAAGATCCTGCCCCGTCGCGTGACTGGCGTTTCCGCCAAAATGCATCGCAAGATCACTCGTGAGATCAGGAGATCCCGGGCAGTCAATCTGCTCCCCTAA
- the ccsA gene encoding cytochrome c biogenesis protein CcsA, whose translation MNDQYWMIAAVVWALCVSGSGALSLFHPGRNRRFVWVLMLVLMLIQSAALMERSALGATCPIRGRSEVLFFLGWALNAFYLVLGRPYRMSVIGAFTAPLVAVLSLLAVLFYDPVVQSLAGQGWLTWHIGLAMLGYGALGLSALSAVVFLIQNSLMKAGRLTGLSRNLPPVRTLQSCMIRLIDAGFLLLMLAQICGLQAWMAIPVAKCVVAAAVSVGYLLLISVTYLRGLPGKVLAWWSIGLYVLSLSIFLVLQ comes from the coding sequence ATGAACGATCAATACTGGATGATCGCCGCGGTTGTCTGGGCTCTCTGTGTGTCCGGATCCGGTGCGCTAAGCCTGTTCCATCCCGGCCGGAACAGGCGCTTTGTGTGGGTATTGATGCTGGTATTGATGCTGATTCAATCCGCAGCTTTGATGGAGCGTAGCGCTTTGGGGGCGACATGTCCGATCCGCGGACGTTCCGAAGTGTTGTTTTTCCTGGGATGGGCTTTGAATGCCTTTTACCTTGTTCTGGGGCGTCCCTACCGGATGTCGGTGATCGGTGCGTTTACGGCACCGTTGGTGGCTGTTTTATCCTTACTGGCAGTATTGTTTTACGATCCGGTGGTTCAATCTCTTGCCGGGCAGGGCTGGCTGACATGGCACATTGGCCTGGCAATGCTGGGATATGGGGCGCTGGGCCTGTCGGCTCTGTCGGCAGTCGTATTCCTGATTCAAAATTCCTTGATGAAGGCCGGGCGTTTGACGGGGTTGAGCCGCAATCTTCCTCCGGTGAGAACTTTGCAATCATGCATGATCCGGTTGATTGATGCGGGATTTCTTCTCCTCATGCTGGCCCAGATATGCGGATTGCAAGCCTGGATGGCGATTCCCGTTGCGAAGTGCGTTGTGGCTGCGGCCGTAAGCGTAGGGTATTTGCTGTTGATCTCCGTAACGTATCTGCGTGGCTTGCCCGGAAAGGTGCTGGCGTGGTGGTCGATCGGACTGTATGTGTTGTCTTTGAGTATTTTCCTTGTTTTGCAATGA
- the folE2 gene encoding GTP cyclohydrolase FolE2 has translation MSPIQNLRDTQAERDSRNISIDRVGVKGVRYPIVIKDKENRTQSTVATLSLAVDLPQEFKGTHMSRFLEVLHNRGPQMDVHSAVSLPKELLTRLSASRSHVEMCFPFFKSKNAPVTGIPGLMDYEVCFEMEAVRDRLIDFILTVRVPVTTLCPCSKAMSERGAHNQRGIVTYSVRFASQPIWIEDLIELVESCASCGVFSILKRPDEKWVTDHAYENPVFVEDLVRNVAMKTEQHSAFSWYRVEAENFESIHNHQAYAVIERVLEKK, from the coding sequence ATGAGTCCGATTCAAAATCTTAGGGATACCCAGGCGGAAAGAGATTCCCGCAATATCTCCATTGACCGGGTGGGAGTGAAGGGAGTTCGGTATCCCATTGTCATCAAGGACAAGGAAAACAGAACCCAGTCGACCGTGGCGACTCTTTCCCTGGCTGTCGATCTCCCTCAGGAATTCAAGGGAACGCACATGAGCCGCTTCCTGGAAGTGTTGCATAATCGCGGTCCCCAAATGGATGTTCATTCAGCCGTTTCCCTGCCGAAAGAACTGCTGACCCGGTTGTCGGCGAGCCGTTCCCATGTGGAAATGTGCTTCCCGTTTTTCAAGAGCAAGAATGCTCCCGTCACGGGGATTCCCGGGTTGATGGATTATGAAGTCTGTTTTGAGATGGAAGCCGTCAGGGATCGCTTGATCGATTTCATCCTGACTGTCCGCGTTCCCGTGACGACGCTCTGCCCTTGTTCCAAGGCGATGAGTGAACGCGGTGCGCACAACCAGCGCGGGATTGTAACCTATTCCGTGCGTTTTGCGTCGCAGCCGATCTGGATCGAAGATTTGATTGAATTGGTGGAATCCTGTGCCAGTTGCGGCGTGTTCAGCATTTTGAAGCGCCCCGATGAAAAGTGGGTGACGGATCACGCCTATGAAAATCCTGTATTCGTGGAAGACCTTGTGCGCAATGTGGCTATGAAAACGGAACAGCACTCCGCATTCAGCTGGTATCGGGTGGAAGCTGAAAATTTCGAGTCCATCCATAATCATCAGGCGTACGCCGTGATTGAAAGAGTGTTGGAAAAGAAGTAA
- a CDS encoding YeiH family protein, with protein sequence MFIQKHGNILHGILLIVLFSCSAFYIADIPFVKSLSFSPLIVGIILGMIYANSLRNQLPETWVPGILFCTKRILRLGIVLYGFRLTFQSVMAIGIPAIAVDAVIVVSTIILGVLAGRLLKMDRDTALMTAVGSSICGAAAVLGAEPVVKCQPHKTAVAVSTVVIFGTLSMFLYPACYRAGLFDLTPEQMGLFTGATLHEVAHVVGAGNAMGTEISDPAVIVKMIRVMMLAPVLLVLSIFLARRVARASSAQGAEKTVITIPWFAFGFLAVIGINSLDLLPVSLVQGINSLDTFLLTMAMTALGTETSFDKFKKAGAKPFLLAAILYVWLVAGGYALVKYGTSLSD encoded by the coding sequence ATGTTTATTCAAAAACACGGTAACATCCTCCATGGCATTCTCCTGATTGTCCTGTTCTCCTGTTCTGCTTTTTATATTGCCGACATACCGTTCGTCAAAAGTTTGTCTTTCAGCCCCTTGATTGTCGGCATTATTTTAGGGATGATCTATGCGAACAGCCTGAGGAACCAGTTGCCGGAGACCTGGGTGCCGGGTATCTTGTTCTGCACGAAGAGGATTTTGCGTTTGGGGATTGTCCTGTACGGATTTCGTCTAACCTTTCAGAGTGTGATGGCAATCGGGATTCCGGCGATTGCCGTTGATGCCGTAATCGTTGTCTCAACGATTATTCTCGGCGTACTGGCCGGACGCCTCTTGAAGATGGACCGCGATACGGCTCTGATGACGGCGGTGGGCAGTTCCATCTGCGGTGCCGCAGCCGTGCTTGGCGCCGAACCGGTGGTGAAGTGCCAGCCGCACAAGACAGCAGTGGCCGTATCGACGGTTGTCATTTTCGGAACTTTGTCCATGTTCCTGTATCCAGCCTGTTACCGGGCCGGGTTGTTTGACCTGACTCCGGAACAGATGGGATTGTTCACGGGGGCAACTCTCCATGAAGTGGCTCATGTCGTTGGTGCAGGCAATGCCATGGGTACTGAAATTTCAGATCCGGCGGTGATCGTGAAGATGATCCGTGTCATGATGCTGGCTCCCGTGCTGTTGGTGTTGAGCATATTTCTGGCACGTCGCGTGGCCCGGGCAAGTTCGGCGCAGGGAGCGGAGAAGACGGTCATTACCATCCCTTGGTTCGCCTTCGGCTTTCTAGCCGTGATCGGAATCAATTCGCTGGATCTTCTCCCGGTTTCCCTCGTCCAGGGAATTAACAGCCTGGATACTTTCCTGCTGACAATGGCTATGACGGCACTGGGAACGGAAACAAGTTTTGACAAGTTTAAAAAGGCCGGAGCCAAACCCTTCCTTCTGGCCGCTATTTTGTATGTATGGCTGGTTGCGGGCGGCTATGCTTTGGTGAAGTACGGGACTTCCCTGTCGGACTGA
- a CDS encoding LysR substrate-binding domain-containing protein, with protein sequence MLTDFRLKVFETVARRLSFTRASEELFITQPAVTRHIRELEQQFGCRLFKRSGRKVALTEEGKKLLVPARRILKEYALLNEVMAGDSSRLQGYLHMGASTTLTQYVLPPILALFHRMYPDIRVDLMDGNTECIEAAVVGEVVQLGLIEGSGEHADLHYRSFIRDEIVLVTAVSNPALVRREWTVEQLRELPLVLREAGSGTQAVVRKALGEKGILENELSVSMRLGSSESIKRYLSKSNACAFLSLFAVREELERGALVRVPVRNFDVTRVFRFVTPHGEQSRLSGLMIRFCLDYYNKM encoded by the coding sequence ATGCTGACTGATTTTCGTCTCAAAGTTTTTGAAACGGTTGCACGGAGGTTAAGCTTTACACGGGCTTCGGAGGAGTTGTTTATTACGCAGCCTGCCGTGACGCGTCACATCCGGGAGCTGGAACAACAGTTCGGGTGCAGGTTGTTCAAGAGGAGCGGACGTAAAGTGGCGCTGACGGAGGAGGGGAAGAAACTCCTGGTGCCTGCCAGACGCATTTTGAAGGAGTATGCTCTGCTGAATGAGGTTATGGCAGGGGATTCTTCCCGTCTGCAGGGGTATCTGCACATGGGGGCCAGTACGACGCTGACCCAGTATGTCCTGCCGCCCATCCTGGCATTGTTTCACCGTATGTATCCTGATATCCGGGTTGATTTGATGGATGGAAACACGGAATGTATTGAGGCGGCAGTTGTCGGCGAAGTTGTCCAACTGGGACTTATCGAGGGCAGCGGCGAGCATGCCGATCTCCATTACCGATCCTTTATCCGGGATGAGATCGTGCTGGTAACGGCAGTGTCCAATCCGGCTCTGGTCCGTCGGGAATGGACGGTGGAGCAATTGAGGGAGCTTCCTTTGGTGCTGCGGGAGGCGGGATCCGGAACACAGGCTGTTGTCAGGAAGGCCCTTGGTGAGAAAGGGATTCTGGAAAATGAACTGAGCGTGTCCATGCGTCTGGGTAGCAGTGAGAGTATCAAACGCTATTTATCGAAGTCGAATGCTTGCGCGTTCCTGTCTCTTTTTGCCGTACGGGAGGAATTGGAACGGGGAGCTTTGGTGCGTGTCCCCGTCCGGAATTTTGATGTGACAAGGGTATTCCGATTTGTGACTCCGCATGGAGAACAGAGCCGTCTCAGCGGGTTGATGATTCGATTTTGCCTGGATTATTATAACAAAATGTAA
- the hemA gene encoding glutamyl-tRNA reductase, producing the protein MGLNYRTAPVEIRECFAIARPRLAKAEAELLEQTPIDQCVVLSTCNRMEIYFCADDHELAAKAIREYFTGSRENIECRDGYFYQCSGVDAMRHLCRVLSGLDSMVLGETEIFGQVKEAYRIALSAGMTGGILNKVFQKAFSIGKKVRRETKINVGATSIGSVAVDLAGQIFGELKGSQVLILGAGEMSRVTAQSLKSRGAKSIFVANRTHERAEELARMVEGEAIRYEQWCEYLKHIDIVIAATSAPHYVITRDLLLPLREARKFRSLFLIDISVPRNIDPATADIDEVYVYDIDTLRLLADEARRSRAREIRHCEDIIEQDMMKHFPTLDQL; encoded by the coding sequence TTGGGATTGAATTACCGGACGGCTCCGGTGGAAATCAGGGAATGCTTTGCCATTGCCAGGCCTCGCCTTGCCAAAGCAGAGGCGGAGCTTTTGGAGCAAACTCCGATTGACCAATGTGTCGTGCTTTCTACCTGTAACCGTATGGAAATTTATTTCTGTGCGGATGACCATGAGCTGGCTGCCAAGGCTATCCGGGAGTATTTCACGGGTTCCCGGGAAAATATCGAGTGCCGGGACGGGTATTTTTACCAATGCTCGGGAGTAGATGCCATGAGGCACTTGTGCCGCGTATTGAGCGGGTTGGATTCCATGGTTCTGGGAGAAACGGAAATTTTCGGACAGGTCAAGGAAGCCTACCGCATCGCTTTGTCCGCCGGGATGACGGGGGGGATTTTGAACAAGGTGTTCCAGAAGGCGTTCAGCATTGGAAAGAAGGTGCGCCGTGAGACGAAAATCAACGTGGGAGCGACTTCAATCGGCTCTGTTGCCGTGGATTTGGCCGGGCAGATTTTTGGCGAATTGAAAGGTTCCCAGGTCTTGATTCTTGGTGCGGGTGAAATGAGCCGGGTAACGGCCCAATCCTTGAAATCTCGCGGCGCCAAAAGTATTTTCGTAGCCAATCGTACGCATGAACGCGCTGAAGAACTTGCCCGCATGGTGGAAGGCGAAGCGATCCGTTATGAACAGTGGTGCGAGTATCTCAAGCATATCGACATTGTCATTGCTGCGACATCGGCCCCGCATTATGTGATTACCCGGGATCTGCTCCTGCCCCTGCGTGAGGCAAGAAAGTTCCGTTCCCTCTTCCTGATTGATATTTCCGTTCCCCGTAACATTGATCCTGCTACGGCAGATATTGATGAAGTTTATGTGTACGACATCGATACCCTGAGACTTCTCGCGGATGAAGCTCGCCGTTCACGAGCGAGGGAAATCCGGCACTGCGAGGATATTATCGAACAGGACATGATGAAACATTTTCCCACACTCGACCAGTTATGA
- a CDS encoding OPT family oligopeptide transporter: protein MLENVDETKPTPLSCLDKPLPLDGFKGTPDEIEQQWYDQVYRGSGDTIKQLTVRAVVVGMLLGSILSLTNLYANLKMGWSFGVALTAGIISFALWNAFVKIGISKNPMTILENTCMQSAASSAGYSTGGTLTSAVAALLLLTGQHMPLGVTFGWIFFIAVLGVTMAIPMKRQMINIEQIRFPDSIATAETLKVLYSEGKKAAGQAKALLYSALFASANAIAMACGGEKWLGHIQQQIIGNWYQRTVFFKWDLMFVGAGALVGMKTSLSLFIGGTVCWILYVPWLESQGLLAVGAGYRDCVGWTLWGGTACMVVASLVSFLFQWKSIARSFSSLGAMFSFGKKRELTDVEKIETPMTWFLTGQLISLIALSYLAHTTFDIPYWMSCIAVFISFFLALVVCRITGEANITPTGAMGKVTQLIFGGIAPGHVTANLMAANITSGASSASADLLVDLKVGYLLGANPRQQFIAQFSGIFLGTLVSVLAFRSLVPDVDALQAFNAPGARTWAATAEALGMGFSHLHSIKVLSIIIGGILGIILVLAPRYIPATAKWLPTPIGFGLAWAIQWNDSLLFFLGAVLGWVADRFISGKSKEFKIPTASGIIAGAALTGMAILLFSVYQASK, encoded by the coding sequence ATGCTGGAAAATGTTGACGAAACGAAGCCAACCCCTCTCTCTTGTCTAGACAAACCCCTGCCGTTGGACGGCTTTAAGGGAACACCTGATGAAATTGAACAACAATGGTATGACCAGGTTTACCGCGGTTCCGGAGACACGATTAAACAATTGACTGTCCGCGCTGTCGTTGTCGGCATGCTGCTCGGTTCCATCCTATCGCTGACCAACCTGTACGCCAACCTGAAAATGGGATGGTCTTTCGGTGTAGCCCTGACGGCCGGCATCATTTCCTTCGCTCTGTGGAATGCCTTCGTCAAAATCGGGATTTCCAAAAACCCGATGACCATTCTTGAAAACACGTGCATGCAGTCCGCTGCCAGTTCCGCCGGTTATTCTACCGGGGGCACGCTAACCTCCGCCGTCGCCGCCCTCCTTCTGCTGACGGGGCAGCACATGCCTCTAGGTGTCACGTTCGGCTGGATTTTCTTCATCGCTGTCCTGGGTGTCACAATGGCCATTCCGATGAAACGGCAAATGATCAATATCGAACAAATCCGCTTCCCCGACAGCATCGCAACGGCAGAAACTCTCAAAGTTTTATACTCCGAAGGTAAAAAGGCAGCCGGCCAAGCCAAGGCCCTGCTCTATTCCGCCCTCTTCGCATCCGCCAATGCCATTGCCATGGCCTGTGGCGGGGAAAAATGGCTTGGTCATATCCAGCAACAAATCATCGGTAACTGGTATCAAAGAACCGTCTTCTTCAAATGGGACCTCATGTTTGTCGGCGCCGGCGCCCTCGTCGGGATGAAAACATCCCTGAGTTTGTTCATCGGAGGGACGGTATGCTGGATTCTGTATGTACCGTGGCTCGAAAGCCAGGGGCTTCTCGCCGTCGGCGCCGGTTACCGCGATTGCGTCGGATGGACCCTCTGGGGAGGGACAGCCTGTATGGTTGTCGCCAGTCTCGTTTCCTTCCTCTTTCAATGGAAGAGCATTGCCCGTTCCTTCTCTTCTCTGGGAGCCATGTTCTCCTTCGGGAAAAAGCGAGAACTGACAGATGTGGAAAAAATCGAGACGCCGATGACCTGGTTCCTGACTGGCCAGCTCATCTCCCTGATCGCCTTGAGCTATCTCGCCCACACCACGTTCGACATTCCCTACTGGATGAGTTGCATCGCCGTCTTCATTTCCTTCTTCCTGGCTCTCGTCGTCTGCCGCATCACCGGCGAGGCCAACATTACGCCGACAGGTGCCATGGGCAAGGTTACCCAGCTCATTTTCGGAGGCATCGCTCCGGGACACGTCACAGCCAACCTCATGGCCGCCAACATCACTTCGGGAGCCTCCAGCGCCTCCGCAGACTTGCTCGTAGACCTGAAAGTAGGCTACCTCCTCGGAGCCAATCCCAGACAGCAATTCATCGCCCAGTTCTCCGGCATCTTCCTGGGAACACTGGTCTCCGTTCTCGCTTTCCGCTCTCTCGTACCCGATGTCGATGCCTTGCAAGCCTTCAATGCGCCCGGAGCGAGAACTTGGGCAGCCACGGCGGAGGCCCTCGGCATGGGATTCAGCCACCTGCACAGCATCAAAGTACTGTCTATCATCATAGGCGGCATTCTGGGGATTATTCTCGTCCTTGCGCCCCGCTATATTCCCGCCACGGCTAAATGGCTTCCCACGCCCATAGGATTCGGACTGGCATGGGCCATCCAATGGAATGATTCCCTCCTGTTCTTCCTGGGTGCCGTCCTCGGCTGGGTTGCCGACCGTTTCATCAGCGGCAAATCCAAAGAGTTCAAAATCCCGACCGCATCCGGCATCATCGCCGGTGCAGCATTAACGGGCATGGCTATCCTGCTCTTTAGCGTTTATCAAGCCAGCAAATAA
- a CDS encoding TraR/DksA family transcriptional regulator — protein MKKETPQSSSAHGGKKNSVADAPPVEAVTAATVKKALSPAMIKAMDDLKKDAKWMKFVESQKQHLLDLRDNILDSMNGVAREALKTHPEGSEASGSGEHQADAGSDAYDRDFALSLLAKDQNALSEIEEALKRIEVGTYGICEMSYKQIPILRLKAIPFARLTVECQAKWEKEKGRAVKFTTRDALGFAGMQNDPDFTVSLDEDEE, from the coding sequence ATGAAAAAAGAAACTCCCCAGTCTTCTTCCGCCCACGGCGGGAAAAAGAATTCGGTTGCCGACGCTCCACCCGTTGAGGCCGTAACGGCCGCTACGGTTAAGAAAGCCCTTTCTCCGGCGATGATCAAAGCTATGGACGATCTGAAAAAGGACGCCAAGTGGATGAAGTTCGTTGAAAGCCAGAAGCAGCATCTTCTGGATCTTCGGGATAATATTCTGGATTCCATGAATGGCGTTGCCCGGGAAGCTCTTAAAACGCATCCAGAAGGAAGCGAGGCTTCCGGTTCCGGAGAACACCAGGCCGATGCCGGCAGTGATGCCTATGACCGTGATTTCGCACTGAGCCTTCTTGCCAAGGATCAAAACGCCCTGTCCGAGATTGAAGAAGCCCTCAAGCGCATCGAAGTCGGAACGTATGGAATTTGCGAAATGTCCTACAAACAGATCCCGATTTTGCGTCTGAAAGCCATTCCTTTTGCCCGGTTAACAGTTGAATGCCAGGCAAAATGGGAAAAAGAAAAAGGCCGCGCCGTCAAGTTCACGACCCGCGATGCCCTGGGCTTCGCAGGCATGCAAAATGATCCGGACTTTACAGTTTCTCTTGACGAAGACGAGGAATAG
- the mutL gene encoding DNA mismatch repair endonuclease MutL encodes MSNIHVMSDILASQVAAGEVVERPASVIKELVENSLDAGARTITVEITRGGTALIKVTDDGSGMSREDALLCLQRHATSKLMDLDGLFAIHHLGFRGEALPSIASVSRLKLSTREKDALEGCELNIHAGIPEEPKSSGISPGTCIEVHELFYNTPARRKFLKSQETESAHVEHQLRLHALAFPEVRFIFRKDGQTVFDLPGTHDLQARIAALTDHRTADALITIPETIGTGVTATGYLLPLSEARRNKKGQFVFLNHRPIDDQLVGRAIRDGFGGFPSGLHPALYLYLEVEPALVDVNVHPAKKEVRFRRPSDIVSCVIEAISSALSSHARADRDPEISESIKPPKAAEEIQESPPAPPHQQPVAVLQAEPVPGKKIPPPLSKKEPSIPSSAHSLQPPPRAASPAGALRPLPAAQSHLPLERPQPAPLRKSADFHYLGSLNATYALFENNDGLVLLHPRAARERIIFEELMKHARQGIKSQALLDPVMLELDPRDFAVLNELAPHFEQAGINMSPFGQRTMRVESLPAMLHPENARSFILELIDRITDTESGKKAGRLTFEAFSTELAQKSSRSEKINFSLSPDLLERLLNCEVPYCTPSGKPTMTMFSMAELARKFNLPGR; translated from the coding sequence ATGAGCAACATTCACGTCATGTCCGATATTCTGGCGAGCCAGGTCGCCGCTGGAGAAGTCGTGGAACGTCCCGCTTCCGTCATCAAGGAACTCGTGGAAAACAGCCTCGATGCCGGGGCACGCACCATCACCGTAGAAATCACCAGGGGCGGCACCGCCCTCATCAAGGTCACGGATGACGGATCGGGCATGTCCCGAGAAGATGCCCTGCTCTGCCTCCAGCGACATGCGACAAGCAAACTGATGGACCTTGACGGTCTTTTCGCCATCCATCATCTGGGATTCCGGGGAGAAGCCCTCCCCAGTATCGCCAGCGTATCGCGCCTCAAGCTCTCCACACGGGAAAAAGACGCCCTCGAAGGCTGTGAACTCAACATCCATGCCGGAATTCCGGAAGAGCCGAAATCCTCGGGGATCTCACCGGGAACCTGCATTGAAGTCCACGAACTCTTTTACAACACGCCCGCCCGCCGGAAGTTCCTGAAATCCCAGGAAACGGAATCAGCCCATGTCGAACACCAGCTCCGCCTGCACGCCCTCGCGTTCCCGGAAGTCCGGTTCATCTTCCGCAAGGACGGTCAGACAGTTTTCGACCTCCCCGGTACGCACGATCTGCAGGCACGCATCGCAGCCTTGACAGACCACCGCACGGCGGATGCCCTGATCACCATCCCGGAAACCATCGGTACAGGCGTCACCGCTACCGGCTATCTCCTGCCACTCTCTGAAGCACGACGCAACAAAAAGGGACAATTCGTTTTCCTCAACCATCGCCCTATCGACGACCAACTTGTCGGCCGCGCCATCCGCGACGGCTTCGGAGGATTCCCCTCCGGCCTCCATCCCGCTCTGTACCTGTATCTGGAAGTAGAGCCTGCCCTCGTCGATGTCAATGTCCACCCGGCAAAAAAAGAAGTCCGTTTCCGGAGACCATCGGACATTGTCTCCTGCGTCATCGAGGCTATCTCCAGTGCCCTGTCTTCCCATGCTCGAGCCGATCGCGATCCGGAAATTTCAGAGTCGATAAAGCCTCCCAAAGCTGCGGAAGAAATACAGGAGTCCCCCCCCGCCCCTCCTCATCAACAACCTGTTGCCGTACTTCAGGCAGAACCTGTACCCGGTAAAAAAATACCGCCCCCGCTTTCGAAAAAGGAACCAAGCATCCCCTCCTCTGCCCACAGTCTCCAGCCTCCTCCCCGAGCCGCCTCTCCGGCAGGTGCGTTGCGACCTCTGCCTGCAGCACAATCCCATCTGCCCCTGGAAAGACCACAGCCAGCGCCCCTGCGAAAAAGCGCCGACTTTCACTATCTGGGATCCCTCAACGCCACCTACGCCCTCTTTGAAAACAACGATGGACTCGTCCTCCTCCACCCCAGGGCGGCAAGAGAACGCATCATTTTCGAAGAGCTCATGAAACATGCACGCCAAGGCATCAAAAGCCAGGCTTTGCTGGATCCCGTCATGCTGGAACTCGATCCGCGCGACTTCGCCGTCCTGAACGAGCTTGCCCCTCACTTCGAACAAGCGGGCATCAACATGTCTCCCTTCGGACAACGCACCATGCGCGTCGAATCCCTGCCCGCCATGCTACATCCGGAAAACGCCCGTTCCTTCATTCTGGAACTCATCGACCGCATCACAGACACCGAATCCGGAAAAAAAGCGGGCAGGTTGACCTTCGAAGCGTTTTCTACAGAACTGGCACAAAAATCGTCCCGTTCGGAAAAAATCAATTTTTCCCTTTCTCCCGACCTTCTGGAGCGCCTTCTCAATTGCGAAGTTCCTTACTGCACCCCGTCCGGCAAGCCGACCATGACGATGTTCTCCATGGCGGAACTTGCCCGGAAATTCAACCTTCCCGGCCGTTAA
- the rpmG gene encoding 50S ribosomal protein L33 has protein sequence MPRDIIILECTEAKAEGKPTSRYVTTRNKKSLRTPNRLEKIKYNPFLKRRTLHREMR, from the coding sequence ATGCCTAGAGACATCATCATCCTCGAATGCACCGAGGCCAAAGCCGAAGGAAAGCCGACGTCCCGCTACGTCACCACGCGTAACAAAAAGAGCCTGCGTACGCCTAACCGTCTGGAAAAGATTAAGTATAATCCTTTCCTGAAGCGCCGCACTCTTCACCGCGAAATGCGCTAA
- the hemC gene encoding hydroxymethylbilane synthase, producing MTRSSIILGTRGSALALKQTDMVKEALSRAWPDLGVTVKIISTTGDRRTDVPLSQVARVAGIADKGIFLKEIEQALENGEIDFAVHSLKDMPSELDAQFELAAVLPRAHVDDVLVFKGQNSRFCRRIATGSVRRRRMGEVFWGEKTKFEDLRGNVPTRLAKLAANPALDGIILARAGLERLGLFASESCCDGVSLRMELLPGDVFVPAAGQGIVGLEIRKEDAGMRAILSAIDHAETHLQARAEREFLRLLGADCSTPVGVHAELLPGGMMNLRALLFRDSEGLPPFADSLEGLADEPEILAERLWKRL from the coding sequence ATGACCCGTTCCAGCATCATTCTCGGTACGCGCGGCAGCGCTCTGGCCCTCAAGCAGACGGATATGGTGAAGGAGGCTTTGTCCCGTGCCTGGCCGGATCTTGGCGTGACTGTGAAGATTATTTCCACGACGGGAGATCGGAGGACGGATGTACCTCTTTCCCAGGTGGCTCGTGTAGCGGGTATTGCGGACAAGGGGATTTTCCTGAAGGAGATCGAGCAGGCGCTGGAAAACGGAGAAATCGATTTTGCCGTCCACAGTCTGAAGGATATGCCCAGCGAATTGGATGCCCAGTTTGAGCTGGCTGCCGTTTTGCCGCGGGCTCATGTGGATGATGTACTGGTGTTCAAGGGGCAAAATTCCCGGTTTTGTCGCCGCATTGCAACGGGAAGTGTCCGGCGGCGCAGGATGGGGGAGGTCTTTTGGGGGGAGAAAACGAAATTTGAAGATTTGAGGGGTAATGTACCGACGCGTCTGGCCAAGCTGGCGGCTAATCCGGCGCTTGACGGCATTATCCTGGCTCGTGCCGGGTTGGAACGCCTTGGGTTGTTTGCATCGGAATCTTGCTGCGACGGTGTGTCCCTTCGCATGGAACTGCTTCCGGGAGACGTGTTTGTCCCGGCTGCGGGTCAGGGGATTGTGGGCCTGGAAATCCGGAAGGAAGATGCGGGAATGCGCGCGATTCTCTCCGCGATCGACCATGCCGAAACTCATTTGCAAGCGCGGGCGGAACGTGAGTTCCTCAGGTTGCTGGGAGCAGACTGTTCGACGCCTGTGGGCGTACACGCGGAACTTTTGCCGGGGGGCATGATGAATTTGCGAGCCCTTTTATTCCGCGACAGTGAAGGCTTGCCTCCGTTTGCCGATTCCCTCGAAGGCTTGGCTGACGAGCCGGAAATTCTTGCCGAACGCCTTTGGAAGCGTTTGTAA